GATAACAAACACCCTGAGAGGCTAGTGTATTGCTCACCAAGATAATTCAGTATTTTTAGTACAATTTTCACTACCGAGTCAATCATGAGGTCATAACCTAAAAGACATCATTtgtttatgacgtcactatagtGTTGTATACCATATGACATGACTGAAAAGGTCTATTATGTGATGATAGTCTTTATTTCAGCTTGATAACATTCAATTCTAgctatactgtacatacatactTACATATAGTCCAGCATTTAAAAAAGGACATtgaatgtaaacaaatacatgAGATATAATGTTCTTTTGTACACCTTATGAAGATATATCAATGGGTTACTTTGATAGTGAAGGAACCATTCTGGAGTAAATTTGTGGCCATACCATTGAAGTCAGTGTAAAATAATATCTCAACTTGCAAAATGAACAGTACAAATATTTATGTAGCATGGGTAAAATTTGACTCTGCGAGTATGGTGGTAATTTGAACAAGATACATTGAATACACTATGATGAGGATATATTCTATGTCACAATGGTGAATTGATCTTATGACAATTACATGGCATAAGGATTATGTCATTGTTGATTTgtgtcaaaatcaaaatgaagtTGTATTGATGTATAGGTATATGTCACAATGATAATGATAAGTAGTgatcaaaatattacaatgatgatgaaaaaaaatacaccTGCTCAAGATGATGGTTCACATCATATGTTAGTGTTGTGAGTTAGTGGTTTGTTATACTGAGGTGTTCCTATAGCCACAAACATACTGTAAAGGGTACATATTTTAGtagtaatcttattttagcaatTTTCATGCTGAAAGTATCCCAGTAAATTATGATAATGCTaattacagtttttttttattgttttctaaaGTAAGTAATGCGAGTGCTTATTGTACTTGCACTTTATCTGGTGAAATTTGGTATGTGCTTAACTGAGTaagtaaaaaaatgtttaaaatacaatgtatttaggtAGTCTTTGTTATGTTACCTTGTGACACCTCTGACAGTACATGCAAAATCCTCCTCTTTCTGTCGATGAATCTCGGTAAGATTGATATGGTGGAAGAAATCAATAAGTATGGAGGAGAAAACATAGTTGCCAGTGTCTCCATACTGAGGAGATGGAACAGGAGGAAGTTGGAAAAAGTCCCCACTAAGGAGCATCTGTATACCTCCAAAAGGTTGTTGATTCCCTCTGACATGCTTGCAGACACTGTCTATCTGTTCCAATAGGTTTTGGCTAATTAGCGAAATTTCATCTATTACAATTATTTCAGCATTTAAAACGTCTCCTCTTTTACATGCATATCTGTCATCGTTGTCAAATAGACCACAAAGTTCATCATCAGTGAAGCGCCCATCGAGCAGACCAAACAGTTTATGAACAGTTAAAACTTTCACATCTTGTGAAACTCTCTCTCTTAACACTGATGCAGCCTTTCCAGTACTGGCAGCTACGTAAATTTTTTTATCGATAGTGAGACAGTAGTCAATTATCTTTGATAAAGCATATGATTTTCCAGTGCCAGGAATTCCAGTTAGAAGAACATTATGCCCACTGTTTATAGTGTCAAATGCGAAACTTTGAACAGAATCCATTTCATATCCAGTCCATTTTCAGTGTCAACTGCTCAGTTTTGAATGGAATCCATAATATATACCTAGCCCTTTTTCCGTTTATGGAGTCTAATACacatttttatgttattttaaaaCGTAAATTTACGTAGATTACCCACTGTATGCTGAAATCTGCAATCGCGCAATGTGAAAAACAAAGTTTCCCGAACTTTTCAAACATTCGGAACATGCAGAAGTAACTTACCTCCAAAGGCATCCCGATGGCACTGGTAATTCAGTGCGGACCTGCCAAAGTGTTGCGCAACTTCCGGTCCATAGCATCACTTTTTTGGAGGGAACATTGAAAACTTCCGACAAAGTGCTTTAAAATGGGGAGTATGAGAACAGATTGACAATTAAggattatatatgtaaaactaTAACTTATAACGAAACGTTAGCAGCAATTCCCGTGAAAAAAGACTGAAAGTaagtgttgttaatttatatttgaaattggCGCCCTGGGATTTCCAGAATCGGAGCTTCGTCCcttgtgttatgtttatatcgaccccccatatattttatacatacattattattgtaacgtgtccctgtgcTTCAATGGTCagataacaaaacagttgtttcatgcctcatcagtcaacagtcaaaacagTTTTCACTCGGTGTTAGTACTGGCCTCTGGGAAACAGTTCACCTGGTCAGTACCAACACCTCGTGAAAacagttttgactgttgactggtgaggcatgaaacaactgtaaaCTATTGCACGGCTgaaatgactattgcacggttACGTGCGAACTACTGAACATCTGTGACGCTTCGGAATTTAGTCCAATCTTTTCAAGCGTCCATGTaactcagatgtcaacactgccagacgaCAGTCATGACAacttctaggcctacaggaaagttAAGATTTTAGTGATTCCAaatgtgttttagtgattatgtaataaaacaagtatatcattgtctatgcaatagtccagaatatttgaccctcggtactggtaatcgaccacTGTTCTATTGCACTCGGCTGACACACAGACACCCATgacatatttgtataataaagGGACTGCGGGTTGATTTCTCCAAGTATCTGTGGACACAGGGACgtgataatttgttacagtctatgtgtatttggacgATGAACACCAAGaagtgtcatttttaccgaatatAAATATAAGCCATCTAAAAAGTGGACTGAAAAGTCGCTATACATATTAGGAAAGATCCAAatacaatagactgtaacagaTTTCCAGGTCCCTGTGCCAATGGCCAAGTGAATATTATATactgaatgttttattttcgtAGAAATAAAAGTCTTAAATTTCCTTACATGTGCGATGtaaaattcaaatgtttaatgGCTCCCAAACTCGAAACCCGAGGGTTAAAggggacattccttcgttcggacagcAGAAACATTCAAACTTTCTATTAATGGAATCTTTGCCGAACAAGGATTATATTAGTGCTTGTGCTTActagtaatgaaattaacgccgacATATACGGGAAAATGACGAATCGTACACAAATTTTTGGGCGAATGAAGAATTTTTAAGACTTAATAATCGAAGAACTTCGGGTTACCTTGACAGTAAACCTACATAaccatattaattaattataacttttacttcTTTAGAAAAACACATATTTGCCATTGAGTTCCATTTTAACAatctaaactttattcaaacgaaggaatgcctcTTTAAGGCTGCGTTTAGCAAGAATACGTAGACGTTACTCTTTGGATGTCAAAGAGGGGCAGTTCTGTTCTTGTTACCATGACATTCATTTTGAGATCATGGTATTATCCTATTTGACCTACTTTATTGATGAATCTAAAATGTCCATCTGCAATTTTAACGGACGAGCAAAATTTTGTTGTCATTTCGAGTATTAATTAAAATAAGACAAAGCATTAATTTTGATAGAGTTGCATCAATTACGATACTTACGTCACTTTTGgctgacaaaacaaaacaaaaacacctgACAATTGATCTCAGGATTTAATATCTCATGTGAACGGATGTCAATCTCGTACGCgttcaattataaaaaaaaagtataaaagcaaCTTTATTCGGAAATCAACCATATAAGACAATTCTTCATATAAGGGATGTTATAATTCTATACAGTATGATACTGTTTGATAACTTACATAAATCTTCTGTTGGCCCGGATTGAAACGCGTGAGGGGGTATGACTCAGGGAAAAACCAAACTATCCGAGGGAACCCACGaggttgggcaggtgacccccaTATCtgttcacgtccgatcgggatatcgaaccccggtcgccaTGGTGAAAAGTGAGTTCATTACATTATGTGCAACACTACGCCACCTGACCACCCACACAATACAAAGGATTGCTGTAATATTTCATTACACATTTGTCTATACGTCTATCACCGCGGGATTTATATTAACGAGAACAGGCTGCGTCTGATACAATCCCATCTGATCGGGAGTTGACAGACATGTATACAGATGAGCTACAGTGTACTCCTAATTGTTCGGTGATTTACCCTTAATGAGTCCCAATATATAGATTGGCTGATTGGCTTAAACACCTGGTTTTATTTTATGACACACTTGATATCGGACGGACCATGATGATCAAATCATGTATTGATAGAAATTGTCTGTCTTAGTACGAAACATAAGATAAGCGCATGCGTTATCCTGCATATTTGTTCATAGAACCAACGGAACGAACCGATGACAAAATAAAAACGGAACGAACCATCAACCTAAAAAGAGAAATAGGAATTCTACAATCAATAAATTCATAAACATGAATagattaataataaataaataaatttgtaaatgataaaacTCTTAAGTAAATATTTGCCCGAAAATTCGTTATAATATGATCCTCATGATTTGTGCAAGgatcatgtatatttatgtgtatTACGAAAATGTTAACTTCATACAGTGTAATAGGGAAACAacttatataaacttatattaacttatatcaatcactgtTATTGTGGTCGGACCCCATGTATCTTTCCGCGTCCGAaaggggaatcgaaccctggccgcctaggtgaaagaccCGTGTGTTATGTATTATAGGACCGTGGAGAATTTGTGTGCTGTGAAGTATGGCACATATTAGTCAGATACCGTTAACTGATTTCGGTTTTAACTTCCACTAACGGAATGTTATGAGAACCGACTTGTTACATTTATAGGAACGTGTAATAAACAAACTGACTTTGGTGTTTCTGATCCGGAAACAAAGGATATCTGTTACTTACCCatacttttatttctatagcaGAATGGAAGTCATAATATGTTGTGTTTGAAATCCTCATACAATGATTTAAAACCAATATTTGTAATTGAATCCCGACGGTCCATTTTCAAATATCCGACCagttaaagggaggtaacttctTATTTTGATCGTGCTGTATTGCCGAACTGTTGTGTCGCACACTATTGCCGAACTGTTGTGTTTACATGctaccatcatcatcatcatcatcttcatcatcattcTTTATTCCTCAAAAATATGAGAGTGTATATTACAAGTGATAATAATGAAAGTTAGAAATTATCAGAAAATCATACgatgtacaaatatatcattaatataaattcaatcgAAAATAGTTCCCAAtgttttaaacttaaaattcGGAAGGCGATTCTACTATCAATAATTCCGTGATATTCCTACGGAATTTACCATTCTTCATCTATTTCTCACTCATCACAAGAAGAAGTTACTATGGCAAGCAAAAGTGGAAAAAAGTCAATATTTgtggatatccataattcatttcatATATCCgtaattcatttataaatatccataaatgatttatggatatccataattcgacttatttatggatatccataattcgacttatttatggatatccataaatgatttatggatatttaaaaatgaattatggatatccataaatcttAAACTCTTTATTGCCTCTATCGGAACTCCTCTGACTTTATACAAGTTAGTTTATTACTGTCAACTGTGTTTTTGTTTCGGTAATTTTAATCTAGATTTGAAATTGATCAATATGCATATTGTATGAAAGGCACTTTAAATGGACCTAGAAATAAATATCAGATTGATGAAATCTCCTGTCCTCTCTATTTCGCAGTAGAATCTACCTGTCGTAATTGTACGCATTTTTACTTGAATTTTATTAGTTTTGTAGATCTACATAAATTATGAACACAATTTTCTCACCGAATATGTGACATATTAcgtatatagatatatgatcAGAGAACTGTCGGATAAAggtaatttttgtttcattatttgAAATACATCTGTCTGACCAGCTATATAGATTCCCCATTGTGTGCCATGTTGTGTTCTGTGACTCTGATGTGACACAATTGCTACTCGTGAAAAGTGTCAAGAGATTAAAACAACTCCAGGCTACGTTCAAAGTTCATTTTAATTAGAAGTTACGTAGATATGTAGATTCACAAACACGGTATATACAATCAGAGACCTTATTAGCTAGCAGACCAGACCGAGCGCCCAACTCTCAAAGAGTCAgaaactcgcaactcgcattttgcaactcgcattttgtaactcacaactcgcattttgcaactcgcattttgtaactcgcaactcgcattttccaactcgcattttgtaactttttgttattattattttttttatttaactttttctAAATAGATAGAACTAAAAAAACTTGTGCAATCATATATTTGCATGTGATTTCAATCTTATACGTTTTTGTAattgatgaatatatattttcattcaatGAAAGGTACACTTCGGAAAACAAGACCGATGCCCTTAACTATACGGAATGCTGACCCCCGGTCAAGGACTGCTGTGTACATGAGGCGGGGCAACTTTCTATGCGTAGCCTCTCGGGATCCGACCACAAAAAACCAGTGCGGCTTCTGTCTACAATTCTTTCTGCCCAAGACCTTCCAAACGGGCGGCCAAAAATGGTTATGGCGTATAACCGTAACATGGGTGCGGTAGATATGGATGATGGGTTATTAAGTGCCTATGGAAAATAGCGAAAACCTAAGAAAGTATGGGAAAATGTGTTTCTGCATATACTGCATAATACCATTTCAAATCTAGATTAATGAATTACCGAATCAAAAACACAAATCGACAGTAATAAACTAACTTATAAAAAGTCAGAGGAGTTCCGATGGAGATAATcaagagttgtctaccttgctGGCAGTggttcgatttatggatatccataattcatttttgaatatCCATAAaggatttatggatatccataaatcataTATGGatattcaaaaatgaattatgaatatttgaaattaattatggatatccataaatagtgactttttttccactttggcttgccatatgtaaatatgtagactaagatttgtttaaatgcgtgtgaactgttaagtgtgaatgcaCCGGCGATAAAGTATAAGATGATGAAACTTCATAGGATTAAattgtaccttcgggattttcatatggattaataaatatcagTAAACTTTACATCctgtgttgaattatgtttatcgcACCACAACcaaaagaactttcacgtcccgtaCGTGTTtatggagagcggacgttacatatgtacatttgtttcaaaagttgcttttaaatgattatatacacagtaatatatgtgttttaatttgtatggtattgataacacaaataaatgtatttttataagaTGACTTTTCCTCTGAACCCTATCGAGTTAAATTCTTTCGGTGTTGATTGCTACTACATTGTAGGTGTCTTTAACTTCgtaagagttatctctcttATATCGTTGAGAATTGGCCTCACAGGGACTTCGGTATTCggttttttgtgtgaaatattaCCAGGAGATGAATGGAACGTTTACTAAGATTGaatatgacatatatatctacatgtatatagatacaattCAAAGACAAACTATTTAGCGAACCGTATTTATTGCATGTTTACctatatataaccatatatattacctatataggacCGTATAAATTACCTATATAGGACCGTATAAATTACCTATATAGGACCGTATATATGACCTATATAGGGccgtatatattacctatataggaccgtatatattacctatataggacCGTATATATAGCCTATATAGAAcctatatataacctatataagACCgtatatatatcctatataggacatatataacctatataggaccgtatatatcacatatataggaccgtatatattacctatataggaccgtatatattacctatataggaccgtatatattacctatataggaccgtatattacctatataggaccgtatatattacctatataggacggtatatattacctatataggaccgtatatattacctatataggaacctatatataacctatataagaccgtatatattacctatataggaccgtataaattacctatataggaccgtatatattacctatatagggccgtatatattacctatatagaaccgtatatattacctatataggacCGTATATATTACCAATCATAGGACGGTATATAATTCCTATATAGGAtcgtatatattacctatatagactgtaatatattacctatatagggACCGTATAAATTACTATATAGGACCGTATATAATACCTATAGGaccgtatatattacctatataggacGGTATATATTACCATATAGCaccgtatatattacctatatgggaccgtatatattacctatataggacggtatatattacctatatagcaccgtatataatacctatataggaccgtatatattacctatatagcaccgtatatattacctatatagcaccgtatatattacctatataggaccgtatatattacatatataggaccgtatataatacctatatagGACCGTATATATTACCTCTATAGGaccgtatatattacctatatagcaccgtatatataacctatataggaccgtatatattacctatataggacggtatatattacctatataggacggtatatattacctatatagcaccgtatataatacctatataggactgtatatattacctatataggaccgtatatattacctatatataacctatataagaccgtatatataacctatataggaccgtatatattacctatataggacCGTATATATCACATCTATAGGaccgtatatattacctatataggacCGTATATATAGCCTATATagaacctatatataacatatataagacagtatatattacctatataggactgtatatattacctttatagtactgtatatattacctatataggaccgtatatattacctataaaGAAcctatatataacctatataagaccgtatatattacctatataggaccgtataaattacctatataggaccgtataaattacctatataggaccgtatatattac
The sequence above is drawn from the Pecten maximus chromosome 9, xPecMax1.1, whole genome shotgun sequence genome and encodes:
- the LOC117334026 gene encoding ATP-dependent DNA helicase pfh1-like gives rise to the protein MPLEIDSVCKHVRGNQQPFGGIQMLLSGDFFQLPPVPSPQYGDTGNYVFSSILIDFFHHINLTEIHRQKEEDFACTVRGVTRGHLERESLLLLKRLDRTLPPGDPPPPPPPPPPCIFMQKTLM